CCTCTATTGTGTTCTGAGATTCCACAAACAATTTACTGTACTGTGTACCGGTCATTTTTATTGACACAAACATGGCAGGATGTTTCAGAGTATAAGCAAATTGCCACAAAGCAAGGAAATGGGCCAGAATAAAGGAGTGGGCGTGTATATTTTGAGAATCTGGAGCCAATGCCCCATTCACTGACTTCACCTGTGCATTTTGGTCGCAAAGACTGTCCATTTTTGACCAAtcgaaaatgttgaaaatgactcGCTCTCACAGGCAAAGCAAAGATTTCCTTCTACTTTCTTGTTTCCAGCGCAACCGTGAAGAAAGCATCGGGCCAGTCTCCAAAGGCCTCTGGACACAAGGGGGAATGTGAGGAAGGACCAAAGAAGGAAGGGAGTGTGAATggagaggtggaggaggagagcaATGGAATGGAGGAGGACGACGGAGCAGACTGCGGGTCCAAGCTGCGGGCATGCCGCAAAACCCTTAGCGATGAAGTCTGTGGCTCAGGTAATATCACTTGATCCTGGTCATCCTTTTAAGTCTCACCTGAATGCAATTTCAGTCTTGAAGACTTTTGTGCTCGTTTCGCCTCCGCAGCAGCAGACTGTGACGGCTCAGGAGGCTCCAATGGTGATGACAAGGCCGCTAAAGCTGAGGTGGACGCAGGCCCCTCATGTTCTTCGTCCTCCAAAACTGAAGGCGATTCCAAGTCCAGATTCTTCGATGACAGTGAGGAGTCTGAAGGGGAGGGtgaagacgaggaggagaaAGACGAGGGCAGTGAAGAAGAGGTGAGGGGAACAGAGTCTGATTGCTGGGTTGGTCAAGACAGTAGAACAACATGCTGATGTTCTTGTGCTGGTTCAGGATGGCAGTGAAGAAGGGGAGGaggttgacagcagtgagtTAGAAGAGGATACTGAAGAGGGAGAGGAAGACTctgaggatgaagatgatgaggaaATGAGTCTACCTGGAATGAATGGCAAAGAGGAGGTGTGTACCCGGAAGaaggtgtttttatttaatgaaacGGTTTGACACCTTTTGTCTTTTGTGCCTGTCTAATTGCGTTTTTACTGTAGTTGTTTTTTCTTAAATTGTGTTTCAAAATAAACCCCACCAAGCCTCAACAATCAAAGAAGCAAAATATGATACACAATGCAAAAGAAAGACAATCAATTCTATTCTTCTTATGAGTGTGAAAAAAGTAGCAAGcacaaaatatcaacaaattAAAACACCAACAAGTAAAAGGGGATGTGATCATCAGTCATGCGTCACATAAGTTGCACTGTGTTCTTCTCCCGTCACTTTGGTCCGTTGCACACTCAAGCCACGTGACCGAATTCGTTGAGCAATGTATCCGGTACCGCCACTCACTTTCATGAGTGGCCAACCCCTTGGTTTAATTTCATTGTGACCCGTGGAAAGACTCTCGCCAAAATGCACGAATGcttaaaaatgaattggatGATCATTGGCAAAACTGCCTGTCAAAagtatccacacacacacatgctgactTCTTTATTTACTGCccgtttcttctttttattattgtgaTGCAAATACAGCAGCGAGAGCAATCCGctttttccttgaaaatgttgtttgtttgttttttgggaaaaaaCATACTCTTTGTAGAACCTCATACGGTTCTTTTCAAGTAAGAACACTGTGTGGACAAGGGTCCATcagcatgtgtgtgagtgttagtCACCGACTATAATTTGTTGATGATGATTGTGCCTTAGTaacccctttttttgtttttgttggaaaaTTGTACCACAGTGAATGTCCTTGTAGTTCAGTAAGCATCTTTCAAAGTGTAACCAGGCTCTTGTGTTTTGGGGGGCGCTGGATTGAAGCCTGGCTCAGACAGCGGCACCACTGCTGTTGTGGCTCTGATCCGAGGCAAACAGCTGATTGTGGCCAACGCTGGAGATTCCCGCTGCGTGGTCTCAGAGCGAGGTAACGAGCccatattttgctttgtgtctgCCACAAATAGTTGCTTTTCTCTATTTAAACACCGGAACGTGTGGCTCTTTTGGTTACTGAGATGTTCAGAGCTGGATTTTGACACTGTTCTATGGCTGTGGCACAACTTCTGGCTTTTCCGCAGGGAAAGCGGTGGACATGTCTTATGACCATAAGCCTGAGGATGAGTTGGAGCTGTCTCGTATTAAAAAGGCTGGAGGCAAAGTAACCATGGACGGACGGGTCAATGGCGGACTGAACCTCTCTAGAGCCATTGGTATGTATGCACGTTATTACCCAATAGCCACTCAGTTTGGTACGACTGCACATCTGAAACCGATAattcaaagtacaaatactttgtgtttgtgtgtgcaattattcattccccttttattATTCCTCTTTACTTTGTCAAACTATGTTTGTGACTTTTCTGAATTTCATTTCTTTAAAATGGACAATGCACATTAATTTACGCGGGTTTTCTAAACGCTTGACCAAAAATATTCACAGACTAATGTTGCTGATCTGCGCTGTCCTCCGTGTTCTCAGGTGATCATTTCTACAAGAGGAACAAGGTCCTGCCCCCAGAGGAGCAGATGATTTCGGCCATGCCCGACGTGAAAGTTTTGACCCTCAACGATGACCACGACTTCATGGTCATCGCCTGCGACGGCATCTGGTGGGAAGCTTTTAACTTTGAAATACTCTCTGCGAAATAGTTGCTTCACGTTGCTGCCGTCGTTACTTTTGGCCTGTGGCTGAGCCTCGTTTTCTCATAACGTTCACGCAGGAATGTGTTGAGCAGTCAGGAGGTGGTAGACTTCATCAGCGACAGGATCAAGCCGGACCAGAGCGGCGCCAGACCGCTTTCGTCCATTGTGGAGGAGgtgattccaaaaaaaaaaaaacatcacataaGCACGCCTACACATGACCTAATCCGATTCAAGAAATCTTGATCGACTGTGTCAGAGATTTATTCACgaaacaaaaaagtcatttttgtggttgttgttgttgtgcggtGGTGTTGAACTGGACTTCAATGGTTCCTCCACTTACGAGTGACCCAACGTCAATATGAATTTCGAGATATGAGGT
This Hippocampus zosterae strain Florida chromosome 4, ASM2543408v3, whole genome shotgun sequence DNA region includes the following protein-coding sequences:
- the ppm1g gene encoding protein phosphatase 1G; translated protein: MGTYLSQPNTTKTSSDGGNSTMSYGFSAMQGWRVSMEDAHNCIPEFDEETAMFSVYDGHGGEEVALYCSKYLPDIIKEQKTYKDGKLQKALEDAFLAIDCRITTEDVIKELVQIARRPIEEPPIQKVADEDDVDTEEAALLHEEATMTIEELLVRYGQNKNANKQATVSSATVKKASGQSPKASGHKGECEEGPKKEGSVNGEVEEESNGMEEDDGADCGSKLRACRKTLSDEVCGSAADCDGSGGSNGDDKAAKAEVDAGPSCSSSSKTEGDSKSRFFDDSEESEGEGEDEEEKDEGSEEEDGSEEGEEVDSSELEEDTEEGEEDSEDEDDEEMSLPGMNGKEEPGSDSGTTAVVALIRGKQLIVANAGDSRCVVSERGKAVDMSYDHKPEDELELSRIKKAGGKVTMDGRVNGGLNLSRAIGDHFYKRNKVLPPEEQMISAMPDVKVLTLNDDHDFMVIACDGIWNVLSSQEVVDFISDRIKPDQSGARPLSSIVEELLDHCLAPDTSGDGTGCDNMTCMIVTFRPHPCLAQTLSDDTKKRKHPEEEQEEKAAARGAELKNNGNDGKKPKSDQS